The Verrucomicrobium spinosum DSM 4136 = JCM 18804 DNA segment CTCCATGGCAGCGGTCATGCGCTCCAAGACGCAGGGGTCATCCAAGACGGTATGTGAACTCAAGACCAGGACATAATCCGTATGCAAATGCTGCAATCCAAAGTTGAGCACACGGGAATGCTCATACTCGTGCATCCAGCGCAGAACCACTCCACCCGACTGGCGGATCAGCTCACCACAAGCGGCGCAACCAGCGCTGTCCACCCCCAGGATCTGGTCTGGTTTTCGAGTTTGTCGATCCAGTGAAGCCAGCACGCCCGGTAGCGTCTCCGCCGACTGGGCATAGCGGATGAGCACGCCCACTGTTGGCTTTGGAGATATGGCGTTCGCGATCACAAGGTCAGCATATCTGCGCTCGTACGGTCTCATAGTCCCACATTTGAGGGGAAGGCGGATCGTCAAAACAAGCACAAGCTAGCTCTCCAAACATGAAGGACGTCGTCAAACTGCTGCTGGCCCTGCTGCTCTACGGAGGAGCCGCCCCCCTGCTGGGCCTGTGGCTGGCGAAGCACCGGATGGGCCAGCGGTTGCTGTTTGCGGGCATGCTGTTCATGACCGGCCTCAGGCCGGGAAACTTCATGATGATGATCGGGAGTGTGGAAACCTATAGAGGACACACCAAAGGCTATGAGATCTCCCTCATCGAGGTTTTGGCCCTGGCTCTCATTGTCGCGGTGCGCCGCAGTGCCCCGCAGCTGGGGCGGAAGGGGGTTCCAGGGCTCTGGCTGTACCTGCTTTGGTGCACGGTAAGCCTCGCTTCGGCAATCGACTGTGCCATGCCATCATACGCTTGGATGGCTGCCACACGCTTTTTCAAAGGAGCGCTCATTTTTGCAGCGGCCGCCCTGTGCCTGCGAGATGAGGACGACGCCCGCTATGCGGTGGGTGGCCTGGCCCTGGCCCTGTTTCATCACGGCCTGCTGTGTCTGAAGATGCGCCTTCTGGACGGTTCGTGGCAGGTGAAGGGGTGGTTCGAGCACCAGAACCCCATGGCCATGTGGTGCTACCTCGGAGCACTCCCCGTGCTTGCCGTCGCTCTCTCCAGGCAGGCAAAGGGATGGCTGCCGTGGATCTGCCTGGCGGGATACGGCGGAGCCGGGCTTTGCATTCTGCTTTCGGTATCTCGGGCCGCGCTGGGAGCATATGCCGCGGGTTCGCTCATGGTGTTGGGCATGGCCTGGCTGTATGGAGAGAGAAGACGCGCATTGTGGTTCACCCTCGCCGGTGCCCTCGCAGGAGTTCTGGTCTTCGCCTTCGCGCTGGACTCGTTCAAAGCCCGGCTCAATGAGGTGGCCGCCACCAGCCAGGATGTGGAGGAGGACCTCCGTGACATCTTGAACCGCCAGAGTGGTGCCATGCTCCATGACCATCCTGTCAAAGGGGTGGGCTGGAACAACTTTGGCATCATGAACAGCCGTCCGGGTGGTGATGCCTACAGTGAGATACTTGAGGAGTGGGATCGTGAGCGGGGCTTTACCATCTACGATGAGAACTACTACCAGAACCCCCTTACAGAGAGCCTGTACTGGCTGTGGCTCGCGGAAACGGGCTACACAGGCTTTATCTCATTCGTTCTCTTTTGCGCCTTCTCGCTATGGTGCGCATGGAGAGGGGCGTGGCCGGTCCGGGGCACCCTGCTCGGCATGGTCGGCCTCGCGCTCGCAGTGGCGCTGACCCTCTGCTACCTCCACGGCATGGTTGAACGGATCCTCACCCAGACAAAGAATCTCTCCCAGTGGCTCATGCTTGCAGGAATGGCCTCCGGCCTGGAGCTCAATCGCCGCAGCGCCGCGCACAGGGAATCGCGTTCAAAGTAGTTGAACACCAAAGGGAAGATTCCTCATGCCGCCACCGGGTTGGCGAAGCCAAGCGGCGTACCCCAGTCAGGCTTGTCGCTTCGCCGGCCCAGCACCCACTCATACACCTGCCGGATTTGTTCTGCTTTGGCATCCCAGGTCAAGAACTGCCTCACATGAGCTTGCGCATTTTTACCAAATGACGCCAGCGGCGCGGGATCATTTGCCAGCTGGCTCAGAAGCTCTCTGAGATCACGGACAATCTGGTCACGAGATTGCAATGGGAGCACCCACCCACAGCCGGGCGGCACCAACTCGGGTGGTCCACCATGGTCGAGCACGACCGGGGGCAATCCCAGCGCCATGGCCTCAAGAACGGCACCTCCCCCGAACTCTCTGATACTGGGAAAGGCCAGAACATCGGCGCTGCACAGACGCGCCTGCAAAGACTCGTGGGGCACCCACCCATCCAGTTGCACCGCCCCTGCCAGGCCCAGACGCTCGCTTTGTGCCCTCAGGGAGGGCATCTCTGGTCCGTCACCGATGATGTCCAGCTCCACCTGGCCCGCCTTGATCAAGGATGCTGCCGCCTCCAGCAGCATCTCCACCCCTTTCAGAGCCACCAGTCTTCCCACAAAGGCAGCTCGCAAGGGCCCTGGCGTTCGAGGCGGTCTGGCGACTAAAGGGAACTGGGCCGTATCAACCGCATTTTCCGGAATGAGGATGCAGCGTGACCTCAGATGTTCAGGCATCTCCCGGAGGGTGGTGCGTGAGCCAGCCAGGATGGCGGCGCTCAGCTCCCGCGTGCGTCGAATGCCGGGCTGCAGCCGGTACAGAGCTCTGAGCATGCCGGCCCGATCCCTCTCCTGCCTCCGCACCGACTCGAACCCTGCTGGCCAGGGCACGCCTCCATTGAGCGGTCCCAACACAAAAGGGATGCCAAGAGCTGCCAGCTTGCCGGACAACCAGCTGGGGGTGGTAGGAGATAACGGAAGAATCCGGTGTACCAGATCGAAACGCCCCCCTCTCAAGTCCCCTTCAAACTGCCTCCAGAGAGCCCGCTCGAAGAACGGATACGCAAGGTTGGATAATGCTGCGTACAAACTCCAGCCAAAGCTCTGGCTGCCGCTAAGCAGCTTGGAGAGTTGCCACGCCGCCCCCTGGGCCTTGCGTGAATTCACGGCCGTGAACTGCTCTGCCCCCATCCCCGCGCGCAGGAAGGCATCCCGGTTGCGCAGCTCTGTGACGATGTGCGCATCTGTCACCCTGCCCACGGCCCGGGCACACCCCCATCCCACCAGAGAGGCACTGGTGAGCTCAGGATTGGCCCCCTCCGCAATGATCAACGGACGGATCGAACGAGAGGTGCTGGGTTCCGGGATCATGGTTTTGCAGAAGCGCCAATGTCCACATTCACTCCCACGTTGGGGCTCTCAGAGCTGACGGCATTCCCCCCTTCATTGGCCGCCACAATCCGTACAAAGGTGTTCAATGCCTCCCTGGCAAAGTAACTGGGGGATAACTGCCCCTCACCTGGAACGAATACAATGTCTCCGGGCTCCAGGCGGATGTTGGTGGCAGCCCCCTTCATGATTTCCCTGGCATTCACGACCGCCACCTGCGGATTGGTCAGTGAGCCTCTCACAATGCTCACGCGCGTCAGATCGGCATCCGGCCGCAGCCCCAGCCCGCGGCCCAGGGCCGCCATCAAATTCATCTCATTCATAAAGCCGACCGGTCGCGGTTCCATGACCGCTCCCAACACGTAAACTTCGTTGGAAAGTGATGAGGGCAGAAAGATGTAATCATCAGGCTGCAAGTAGATGTTCTGGCTCAAGTCACCGTCGCGGAGCAAGGCTTGAAAGTTCACCGGGATGATGCGCCCCTTGCGAATAAAAAAGCTGTGCTCGAGATCAGCGAGTTCTTCAGTCGTTCCCGTGAATCGTGACGTGAACAACCCTCCGGCCAACGAGATGGCATCCAGCACCTGCATGGGCCGCGTCAGCGGATAAATCCCCGGTTGATTAACTCTTCCCAGCACCCACACCCGCTGGCTGCGAGCATCAACAAGTGAGACACTCACTTGAGGCACCCGGTAGTACCGCTTGAGGGCCGCCTCCAACCGATTTTGAGCCTCCACCAATGTAAGCCCTCCGACGGAGATTCCCGGCAACAAGTTGAAATAGATCTTGCTGTCAGGGGTGACAAACGTCTCGGCGCGACTTCCCGTCTCACCCAGGATCTCGATGTCCAACTTATCCCCCGGTCCCAGACGATAAGGAGCTTGAGGGGCGTTCAGAAGTGCGGGGTCCACCCTGCTCTGCAGGCCGGCGGCGGTGAATTTGGCACTCTCCGCCCGGGGATCAAATTTGCTGCGGCTGCTCGTCTTGCACGCAGGCAGCAGCGCCAGAAACATCGCAAGCCCAACCCAGCACCAGCCTGGTTTCCGGCAATGGCTTGCCGGGTCTTTCACAACGCCATCGCGACACGTGCCAGAACTCATTCCGCGTTATGATGCAGATACTTGATGACCGCCTCAGTCCGTGATCTGACGTGAAGCTTTTGGTACACGCCCTTCAGATAGTCCCTGACAGTTTCATAGCTGAGCGAGAGGTCATATGCAACTTCCTTGGGAGCCATGCCCTGTGCCAGCCGTTCCAGAATTTGCGCCTCCCGGGGGGTCAGACCTGGAATGGTTCTTTTTTCCACCTTGGGCGGTTCCTGAAACGACTGAATGAGCAGCCGGGAAATCTCCTGGCTCAGCGGGGCACCGCCCTCACTGGCAGCTCGAATGCCAGCAAGAATCTCCCCGGGCTTGGACCCCTTGAGCAAATAGCCATGCGCCCCAGCCCGCAAAGCAGCAAACACTTTGGCGGAGTCATCGTGCACCGTCAGGACCACAAACGCCGCACAAATGAGTTTTCCCGCCAAGCGGGAGATGAGCTCTGCTCCGTTCATCGCGGGCAACTCCAAGTCCACCACCACCACGTCCGGAGTCAATGGCGGGAGGTCGTGGAGGGCCGTTTCGGCCTCCTCCCAGCCGCCCAGATACTCAAAACCATGCCGCGGATTGCCTAACAAGCGCTCCAGGAAGAGTCTCATCACGGGATCATCCTCCACCACAGCGACCTTCAAGGTGCGGGGATGTTTGGAATGCGTTCCAACAGCGTCATCACTCTCCTCGACCATGAACGGAACAAAACACGACACGGAGAAAACATCAACAAAAGAACATGCTTCACGAGACCAGAGCAGTCGCAAGGGGTGGAATCATTTGATGAAGGGACCCACATTCGTACCCGCCCAAGTGGCCACCGCACTTTGCAAAAAGGCATTGATGGCAAAACCCGCGAGTTCCTCTGCGCGGGCCCATGGCTTGTCAGCGACATAAAGAATATCCTTGGGCTCCAGCCGGAAACCTTTTTCCCTGCCCTCCAGCATGGCTTCCAAATTGGCCACATGCAGCTCCGGCTTGTGAAGCGAGCCACGCACCACCAACACCCTCTTCGTGTACGCCTTGGGGGTGAATCCTCCCGCCTGGGTGACGGCACTGACCACCGTGGTGTAGGACAGGAGACCCTGGGTGCCCTGCATCTTCACGTTCCCGAGCACATAGATCTCATTGGAGTTCGCCGAGGGGAAATACAAGTAGTCCCCCGCCTGCACACGAACATTCTGGCTCATGTCCCCCTTCAAGAAAAGCGCCTCCATATCGACCCCCACCCGCGCATTCCCCCGCATGAGAAAACTGCGCCCCAGGTCCGCCAGTTCCACGGTGTTCTGCTGGAACAGCCCGGTTTCCAGGCCGCCCGCTTCCGCCACAATTTCGACGAGGCTCATGGGCCGGTCCAGGTTGATCGCGCCCTTCTTCACCACCTTGCCCAACACATAAACTTTGCGGCTTTGGAAGGAACCCGGAGTCACCACCACGACGGCGTTCTTGTAATACTTTGCCACGCTCTTGTTAAGGGCGGAGCGCAACTCATCCAGCGTCAGCCCCGCCGCCTTCATCCCCTGCACCTGTAGGTACGTGAGAGTCCCATCTGGCGCGAGCGAGACAGCGGAGCGGCTCAGCTCTGGCCTGCCCATCACCGCGATGTTCACACTATCACCGGCACCCAGCGTCAGCGGTGGCTCCTGGGCGACAGCCGCCCCTCCCACCGCCATCCACAAGCCCGCTGAGAAAATGCCTAGAGCCAACCGGTTCAGAAGGGGGATTCGGAACGGCTTGGGGCGATCCAACACGGCTCCAATCAAGCGGCATCTGCTGGAGAGGAACGGTTCGATCAAGCGTTGCATCTCACCCCCCCGGATTTCCCCGGAAGGGACGAGCAAAAGGAGGTTGGGCATGGTCTCTGCCGCAAGCAATGTCCGAGGAGCCCCAAGGTCCGTCAGTTGCACGAGCACCACTGCGGGAGGCACGGGGCGGGACTGCTCGACGAACTGGCCCCACCGGCGACGGCCGTCGCTGTCCCAGGTCCATTTCTCTCCCTGGGGGATCAGAGTCACCGCCTCAGGGGAGAGCTCCGCAATCTCCAATCCTGCTCCCCCCATCACTTGATCCAAAGAAGCCGCTCCTGTGTCAGCACCCTGTTGCTGCGGCATCCAAACGACCCGGTGGCCTCGCAAGGCCGCAGCACTGGCGAGGATCATGGGGAGCTCGCCCGATGCCTGCTTGGTATCTGCATCAAGGATCCCGCACACGAGCATGCCACTGGGGCTGGGGCGAAGCAGGGGGTGGATCTGCGTCCATGTGTGGAATGCCCATGCAGAGGTTTCCGGGTCCCCCGCTCCCCTTGTACGGGGACTCGCCGCCACGTAGCCAAGACCGGTCACCCGTTTTAACATGAACCGGGAGGAAATGGTTGTTCCAAGTCCCGTCAGGAGGATGCTCGTCATCGCCACCGCACCCATGCCGCCAGCAAACCCCGCGGCTCCGGCCATGGCCAGCTTCTTGACAGGTTTTTCCACGGTGACCTCGGCAGGTCTGGGCATTGACAGCAACCGGAAGGGATTGGTTGCCCTCTCCTCCTGGAGCGCCGCTTCCCGTTGCCGGGCTTCCAGGAGAGATCGCGATGTCTCCAGCACCTTCTTCTCTGAAAGTATCCGGGCGTACTCAAGTGCCTTGCGCGGCAATTGCTCGAGTTTGGCCGCCAGCTCAGCGCGCACGCCTTGCAGCTTCTCCAGTTGCTTGCCGATGACTTCTTTTTCCGCGCGGAGTTTGACGATGTCCAAGTAGAGGCTTTCCGCCAGGGGGTTCTCTCCGGGTTTGGGGAGAACGTTGGAGTTTTCAGGAGCCATCTTGAACTCTGACTCAGCCACCAGAAGCCGCTCCCTCGCCTCGATCACGGCGGGATGTTCATTCGTGTAACGCAGGAGCAGCCTGGCCAGTTCATCTTGTGCATCCCGCAGTTTTGCTGATGAACTGGCAGCCTTGCCCAGTTCCTTCTCCAAACTCGCGATTCTCAGGTCGATCGTTTCGTAATCCAGCCGGGCGGTCTCGTACTTGAGACCAAAGTTCCCCAACTCAGCCAGGTAGGCATCCATCTGCTTGTCTGCATCCAGCAGATTTTCGCGTCTGGAGTACTCCAGCAAATGCCGGGCATTCTCCTCCAGATCCAGGTCCACCCTGGCAAGCTGACCACGCAGGAATCGATTCATCTCAGCCGCTTCCTCACTCTGGAGATTCCGGGTGAAGGCGAGCAATTCCTCTACGAATGCCTGCAACACCTTCAACACAGACGAAGCGTCCACATCGGAGGTGTAGGAAACTTTGACCACATCCGTGTTTCGTTCCGGCTGGATGATGAGCCCCCCTCTGATCATGCCTTCGGAATATTCTCCATTCAGCCGCAAGGCAGTTTTCTCGATGACCGTGAAACTCCGTGCGATGACGCCGAGGTTCGGGATCGTCAGATCATGCGGCTGGTAAGGATCACCGCCTTCCGACTGGCGCAGGGAATTGGCCGGAGCCTGCTTGATGATCTGCGCGACAGCGATGTAATGAGTGCTGAACCGGCGCTCCCCATAGGCTACGAAAAGCGCCGCGACAACCACGCCAGCCAGCAGCATGAGGATCCAATGCGCAAAGGCAGCATCCACCACCCTCCACGGGTCAACAGGCAGGGGAAACCCGGGAGTGGCTCTGGGTGCCTCACCCTCTGCGCCCGCCCCTGGTGCCGCCTCCCCAGAACCAGGCGGATCGTCGTAGGAGCCTCCCACCTGGAGGTCTTTGGCCGGTGTCTCGTGGGCACGCTTCTTCTGGATTGCGCTAAACGCCAGCTTGGGTGGATCCGGAGACATCTGCTAAGAGGGAACTAGTTCGATGAAGCGACAAGAGGATGCCGGTGGTGCAACAAATCTCCCATGACAAGATTCACATGTCGGGAATCCACCAGGGCAGAGCCTACACACCAGGCGTGTTCCAGGGCCAGCTTCGCCAGCCGGTTCATCTCCCGAGGCACCCCATGCGCGAGAGTGTGCACCAGCGCCATGGCATCTTCCGCAAAGGCCCCGTGACCGGAATGGCCCGCCACCTTGAGCCGGTGCTCCAGATAGCGCACGCCGTCTTCAAGTGGCAAGGGCCCCATGTGAAAACGCACCCCGATGCGCTGGTCGATGGACGGTATCTGGCGCACCATCTCCGCCAGCCGCGGCTGCCCCACCAGAACCACGGTGATGAGCGAACGTCCGCCGCCGTTGAAGTTGGTGAGCCAGCGCAATTGCTCGATCGAGGCGGGCTGGAGATCCTGCGCCTCATCAAGGATAAGGGTATGGTGGCCGCGGCGTTGGACTGCGCCGGCCAGACACTGTCCGAATCTTTCCAGCAAAGCAGGCAACCCAGGCAGAACATCGCCCGCCCTCCCCTCGAGCTTTTGAATAAGAATGGGGAGCAGGTCCGCCAGCTCAAACCCGCCGTTTTCAAGACTCAGGAAGGGCATCTGCGCGCCCCTCAGGTGCCGCTCCAGCATGGAGCGGGTGAGGGTTTTGCCACTTCCCACTTCGCCGGTGAGCATGGCAAAGTTCAATGTTTCCTCCTGCACGGCGTAGAGCAACCGTTGCAGGGCCTCTGTGTGCGTTTCCGAAGGATAGAAGTAGCGGGTATCCCAGGCCGCCTCGAACGGTTTTTCCTTGAGGTGCCAGTGGCTGAGCAGATCCGACATGATGGCTGGGGAGGATCGAGGTACAGGTTCAGTATAATCGATGGAGACCTGTACCTCCGCAAGCTTATACTCCCACGCCTTCCGGCAGTGCCCCAGAGGCCAGCCCGGCCAGGGGACGGGCCGCCAGTTCCCGGTAGAGCTGCACGAGACGCTGTGCATTGCTGCGCCAGCAGTATTGCTGGGCGTGAAGGAGCCCCCGACTGGCGAGTTCCGATCGCAGGGCTTCCTGGGTGGCCACTTCCGCCAGAGCATGCGCCATGTGGGGAATGCTCTCCGGATCCACGGCATACGCAGCCGGGCCCGCGACTTCCTCCAACGACCCCCGCGTGGAACTGATCACAGGAGTGCCAGAAGCCATGGCCTCAACCGGGGGCATGCCAAATCCCTCGAAGAGTGAGGGATACACGAAGGCCGACGCGGCCCGGTAGAAATCCGGCAACTCGGCATCACTCACAAAACCGGGCGTCTGGATGTCCTCAGCGCAAGGTGAATGGCGGACGGCGGCGTGGATGTGCTCTGCACCATGCCAGTCACTTCCAGCCAGAACGAGCTTCCATGGAGAAGCGGTTGATTGCTTGAACTGTTCAAAGGCCCGGATGAGCCTCACATGGTTTTTGGCAGGGTGCTCCAGTCTCGAGACGTACAGGAAAAAAGGCGTCTCATGCCCGAGGCGGCGCGAGGTGCGTTGCAAAGAAGCGGCTCTTCCCCCCGGGTGAAAGCGCTTGTGATCCAGCCCGTTCAGGATGACCGTCTGGCGGGACACCGGGATATGAAAGAACTTCTCAATATCCCGGGCCGTGTTCTGGCTCACGGCCACCACCGCTTCCTGGCGGCCCGCCAGCCAGCGCGCACCCACCCGCCCGTAGAGCATGCGCAGGGGGTCATACTTCGCTTTTACGTGAAACGGAGCCAGGTCGTGAATGGTTGCCACCTTGGGACACGGGGCACGCCAAAGCATGCGCCGGTAGCTGGGAACATGCACCACATCCACCCGCTCCTGCTTCAACCACACGGGCAGCGCCATTTGATGCCACAAGATATTCCGGGCAGGTGAGCGGTATCGCTCTGGCACCGTCACCAGCCGGGCCCGTCCTCTCGCAAACTCAAACAAGGGCAGATCTTCCTCCAGGACCAGCAAATTGAGCTCGTCTCCGGTCTCCAGTTCCAACATCGCCTGGACAAGCGCAAACACATATTGCGCCACCCCCGTTTTGCCTCTTTGAATGACGCTGGTGGACAATGCAATCTTCATGGCCGGCTGCAGGAATGATGGTTGGATGAGACCAGTTCACGCAGGATGGCCCAAGCGAAAACCACCAGGCCAACTGCATAGCGCCGGGCCAGCCGCCGTGGCTCCTGGAACAGGCGAAACACCCACTCCAGCCCCAGGCCATGCATCCACCGCGGTGCGCGCCGTTTCGCTCCGGCCAGGAAATCGATCGTGGCACCCACACCGATGCTTACCGGGACCCCTGTAGCATGCGCATTCATGTCGATCCACTTCTCCTGCTTGGGACAGCCAAAGGAGACCAGCAGCAGATCCGG contains these protein-coding regions:
- a CDS encoding O-antigen ligase family protein; the protein is MKDVVKLLLALLLYGGAAPLLGLWLAKHRMGQRLLFAGMLFMTGLRPGNFMMMIGSVETYRGHTKGYEISLIEVLALALIVAVRRSAPQLGRKGVPGLWLYLLWCTVSLASAIDCAMPSYAWMAATRFFKGALIFAAAALCLRDEDDARYAVGGLALALFHHGLLCLKMRLLDGSWQVKGWFEHQNPMAMWCYLGALPVLAVALSRQAKGWLPWICLAGYGGAGLCILLSVSRAALGAYAAGSLMVLGMAWLYGERRRALWFTLAGALAGVLVFAFALDSFKARLNEVAATSQDVEEDLRDILNRQSGAMLHDHPVKGVGWNNFGIMNSRPGGDAYSEILEEWDRERGFTIYDENYYQNPLTESLYWLWLAETGYTGFISFVLFCAFSLWCAWRGAWPVRGTLLGMVGLALAVALTLCYLHGMVERILTQTKNLSQWLMLAGMASGLELNRRSAAHRESRSK
- a CDS encoding glycosyltransferase family 4 protein, producing MIPEPSTSRSIRPLIIAEGANPELTSASLVGWGCARAVGRVTDAHIVTELRNRDAFLRAGMGAEQFTAVNSRKAQGAAWQLSKLLSGSQSFGWSLYAALSNLAYPFFERALWRQFEGDLRGGRFDLVHRILPLSPTTPSWLSGKLAALGIPFVLGPLNGGVPWPAGFESVRRQERDRAGMLRALYRLQPGIRRTRELSAAILAGSRTTLREMPEHLRSRCILIPENAVDTAQFPLVARPPRTPGPLRAAFVGRLVALKGVEMLLEAAASLIKAGQVELDIIGDGPEMPSLRAQSERLGLAGAVQLDGWVPHESLQARLCSADVLAFPSIREFGGGAVLEAMALGLPPVVLDHGGPPELVPPGCGWVLPLQSRDQIVRDLRELLSQLANDPAPLASFGKNAQAHVRQFLTWDAKAEQIRQVYEWVLGRRSDKPDWGTPLGFANPVAA
- a CDS encoding polysaccharide biosynthesis/export family protein; this translates as MFLALLPACKTSSRSKFDPRAESAKFTAAGLQSRVDPALLNAPQAPYRLGPGDKLDIEILGETGSRAETFVTPDSKIYFNLLPGISVGGLTLVEAQNRLEAALKRYYRVPQVSVSLVDARSQRVWVLGRVNQPGIYPLTRPMQVLDAISLAGGLFTSRFTGTTEELADLEHSFFIRKGRIIPVNFQALLRDGDLSQNIYLQPDDYIFLPSSLSNEVYVLGAVMEPRPVGFMNEMNLMAALGRGLGLRPDADLTRVSIVRGSLTNPQVAVVNAREIMKGAATNIRLEPGDIVFVPGEGQLSPSYFAREALNTFVRIVAANEGGNAVSSESPNVGVNVDIGASAKP
- a CDS encoding response regulator, which codes for MSCFVPFMVEESDDAVGTHSKHPRTLKVAVVEDDPVMRLFLERLLGNPRHGFEYLGGWEEAETALHDLPPLTPDVVVVDLELPAMNGAELISRLAGKLICAAFVVLTVHDDSAKVFAALRAGAHGYLLKGSKPGEILAGIRAASEGGAPLSQEISRLLIQSFQEPPKVEKRTIPGLTPREAQILERLAQGMAPKEVAYDLSLSYETVRDYLKGVYQKLHVRSRTEAVIKYLHHNAE
- a CDS encoding SLBB domain-containing protein, giving the protein MSPDPPKLAFSAIQKKRAHETPAKDLQVGGSYDDPPGSGEAAPGAGAEGEAPRATPGFPLPVDPWRVVDAAFAHWILMLLAGVVVAALFVAYGERRFSTHYIAVAQIIKQAPANSLRQSEGGDPYQPHDLTIPNLGVIARSFTVIEKTALRLNGEYSEGMIRGGLIIQPERNTDVVKVSYTSDVDASSVLKVLQAFVEELLAFTRNLQSEEAAEMNRFLRGQLARVDLDLEENARHLLEYSRRENLLDADKQMDAYLAELGNFGLKYETARLDYETIDLRIASLEKELGKAASSSAKLRDAQDELARLLLRYTNEHPAVIEARERLLVAESEFKMAPENSNVLPKPGENPLAESLYLDIVKLRAEKEVIGKQLEKLQGVRAELAAKLEQLPRKALEYARILSEKKVLETSRSLLEARQREAALQEERATNPFRLLSMPRPAEVTVEKPVKKLAMAGAAGFAGGMGAVAMTSILLTGLGTTISSRFMLKRVTGLGYVAASPRTRGAGDPETSAWAFHTWTQIHPLLRPSPSGMLVCGILDADTKQASGELPMILASAAALRGHRVVWMPQQQGADTGAASLDQVMGGAGLEIAELSPEAVTLIPQGEKWTWDSDGRRRWGQFVEQSRPVPPAVVLVQLTDLGAPRTLLAAETMPNLLLLVPSGEIRGGEMQRLIEPFLSSRCRLIGAVLDRPKPFRIPLLNRLALGIFSAGLWMAVGGAAVAQEPPLTLGAGDSVNIAVMGRPELSRSAVSLAPDGTLTYLQVQGMKAAGLTLDELRSALNKSVAKYYKNAVVVVTPGSFQSRKVYVLGKVVKKGAINLDRPMSLVEIVAEAGGLETGLFQQNTVELADLGRSFLMRGNARVGVDMEALFLKGDMSQNVRVQAGDYLYFPSANSNEIYVLGNVKMQGTQGLLSYTTVVSAVTQAGGFTPKAYTKRVLVVRGSLHKPELHVANLEAMLEGREKGFRLEPKDILYVADKPWARAEELAGFAINAFLQSAVATWAGTNVGPFIK
- a CDS encoding ExeA family protein — translated: MSDLLSHWHLKEKPFEAAWDTRYFYPSETHTEALQRLLYAVQEETLNFAMLTGEVGSGKTLTRSMLERHLRGAQMPFLSLENGGFELADLLPILIQKLEGRAGDVLPGLPALLERFGQCLAGAVQRRGHHTLILDEAQDLQPASIEQLRWLTNFNGGGRSLITVVLVGQPRLAEMVRQIPSIDQRIGVRFHMGPLPLEDGVRYLEHRLKVAGHSGHGAFAEDAMALVHTLAHGVPREMNRLAKLALEHAWCVGSALVDSRHVNLVMGDLLHHRHPLVASSN
- a CDS encoding glycosyltransferase family 4 protein, with product MKIALSTSVIQRGKTGVAQYVFALVQAMLELETGDELNLLVLEEDLPLFEFARGRARLVTVPERYRSPARNILWHQMALPVWLKQERVDVVHVPSYRRMLWRAPCPKVATIHDLAPFHVKAKYDPLRMLYGRVGARWLAGRQEAVVAVSQNTARDIEKFFHIPVSRQTVILNGLDHKRFHPGGRAASLQRTSRRLGHETPFFLYVSRLEHPAKNHVRLIRAFEQFKQSTASPWKLVLAGSDWHGAEHIHAAVRHSPCAEDIQTPGFVSDAELPDFYRAASAFVYPSLFEGFGMPPVEAMASGTPVISSTRGSLEEVAGPAAYAVDPESIPHMAHALAEVATQEALRSELASRGLLHAQQYCWRSNAQRLVQLYRELAARPLAGLASGALPEGVGV